Proteins from a genomic interval of Pseudomonas silesiensis:
- a CDS encoding LamB/YcsF family protein has product MPTIDINSDLGESFGAWSMGDDAAMLDVVTSANVACGFHAGDPAGILRTLKAAAAKNVTIGAHVAYPDKVGFGRRNMDLASDELTADVIYQIGALQGLAKAAGTCVRYVKPHGALYNTIAHDRRQALAVIEAIRAIDANLILVALAGSSLIELARNEGLQCIAEAFADRAYTPQGTLVSRREPGAVLHDPKLVAQRMLRLVEDGTIEAIDGSLARIQADSICVHGDSPAAVEMARELRRVLEQANMSLQPFAGSRP; this is encoded by the coding sequence ATGCCAACGATAGATATCAACAGCGACCTGGGTGAAAGCTTTGGTGCCTGGAGCATGGGCGACGATGCCGCGATGCTCGATGTCGTGACCAGCGCCAATGTCGCCTGCGGTTTTCACGCCGGCGACCCGGCCGGCATCCTGCGGACACTGAAAGCTGCAGCGGCAAAAAACGTCACCATTGGTGCCCATGTCGCTTACCCGGACAAAGTGGGCTTTGGCCGACGCAACATGGACCTGGCCAGCGATGAGCTGACGGCCGACGTGATTTACCAGATCGGCGCGCTGCAGGGCCTGGCCAAGGCCGCCGGCACCTGCGTGCGTTATGTGAAGCCCCATGGCGCCTTGTACAACACCATCGCTCACGACCGCCGTCAGGCGCTGGCCGTGATCGAAGCCATCCGCGCGATCGACGCCAACCTCATATTGGTTGCCTTGGCCGGCTCAAGCCTGATTGAACTGGCCCGTAACGAGGGTCTGCAGTGTATCGCCGAAGCGTTCGCTGACCGTGCCTATACGCCCCAGGGCACCCTCGTCTCTCGCCGCGAACCAGGCGCCGTGCTGCACGATCCCAAGCTCGTCGCCCAACGTATGCTGCGCCTCGTTGAAGACGGCACCATCGAAGCGATCGATGGCAGCCTGGCCAGAATCCAGGCCGACTCGATCTGCGTCCATGGCGACAGCCCGGCAGCGGTGGAAATGGCCCGCGAGCTGCGCCGCGTGCTGGAACAGGCCAACATGTCCTTGCAACCCTTTGCCGGAAGTCGCCCATGA
- a CDS encoding NRAMP family divalent metal transporter encodes MTQTAVTPTQTAQDFTKARRSSLIAAIFMMATSAIGPGFITQTATFTAKMGAAFAFGILASILIDFVVQLNVWRIVSLTRMRASDLANKAIPGSGYVLAVLVIFGGLVFNVGNIAGAGLGLNALMGLDAKWGGSLSALLAIGIFLSHRAGLAVDRLIVVLGLVMIGMTLFVAFASNPPLGEALYQTVLPDEINFATITTIVGGTVGGYITYAGAHKLLDRGTTGVENLEAVTKAALSGILVTGLMRYILFLAILGVVASGVIIDTSGQGANPAAQAFQAAAGQIGLRVFGLILWAASITSVIGAAYTSISFITVFKPNITEQGRNRATTVFIALSLLIFVVMGTAPAALLLFAGGFNGLILPIGLSIFIYVGWRRSDLMDGYHYPRWLLVLGALTCLLTWYMAINSVVPIFAFLNVA; translated from the coding sequence GTGACACAGACAGCCGTGACACCGACCCAGACCGCTCAAGATTTTACAAAGGCGCGACGCTCTTCCCTGATCGCCGCCATTTTCATGATGGCGACGTCTGCCATCGGCCCTGGCTTCATCACCCAGACCGCCACGTTCACGGCCAAAATGGGTGCGGCATTTGCGTTCGGTATCCTGGCGTCGATTCTGATCGACTTCGTGGTTCAACTTAACGTCTGGCGCATCGTCTCCCTGACCCGAATGCGTGCCTCGGATCTGGCCAACAAAGCGATTCCTGGCAGTGGTTACGTGCTCGCGGTGCTGGTGATCTTCGGCGGGCTGGTGTTCAACGTCGGCAACATCGCCGGTGCCGGGCTGGGTCTGAACGCGCTGATGGGGCTTGATGCCAAATGGGGCGGCAGTCTGAGCGCCCTGCTGGCCATCGGCATCTTCCTCTCCCACCGCGCCGGATTGGCCGTCGACCGGCTGATCGTCGTGCTGGGTCTGGTGATGATTGGCATGACGCTGTTCGTAGCCTTTGCCTCTAACCCGCCACTGGGTGAAGCCCTCTACCAGACCGTACTTCCGGACGAGATCAACTTCGCCACCATCACCACCATTGTCGGCGGCACGGTCGGCGGTTACATCACCTATGCGGGGGCTCACAAACTGCTGGACCGCGGTACTACCGGTGTAGAAAACCTCGAGGCAGTGACCAAGGCTGCCCTGAGCGGCATCCTGGTTACCGGTCTCATGCGCTACATTCTGTTCCTCGCCATCCTCGGCGTTGTTGCCAGCGGCGTAATCATCGACACCTCGGGTCAGGGCGCCAATCCGGCCGCACAGGCCTTCCAGGCAGCGGCGGGGCAGATCGGCCTGCGCGTCTTCGGTCTCATCCTCTGGGCCGCCAGTATCACCAGCGTGATCGGCGCCGCTTACACCTCCATTTCCTTTATCACCGTGTTCAAGCCGAACATTACCGAGCAGGGTCGCAACCGCGCCACCACCGTGTTCATCGCCCTGTCGCTGCTGATCTTTGTCGTGATGGGTACTGCTCCTGCCGCATTGCTGCTCTTCGCGGGCGGTTTCAACGGCCTGATACTGCCAATCGGCCTGAGCATCTTCATCTACGTCGGCTGGCGCCGGTCCGACCTCATGGACGGCTACCATTACCCACGCTGGTTGCTGGTGCTGGGCGCCCTGACCTGCCTGCTGACCTGGTACATGGCAATCAACTCCGTCGTGCCGATCTTTGCCTTCCTCAACGTTGCCTGA